Proteins co-encoded in one Acidovorax sp. 69 genomic window:
- a CDS encoding J domain-containing protein, whose translation MTADHYAALGLAANASLADIKKAFRQKASFYHPDRNDAPDAALQFQAVQKAYEVLSDDTARQAYDDNRRRNLLDDPLQTAQEIWQAYSTRIFSSSSSST comes from the coding sequence ATGACCGCAGACCACTACGCCGCCCTCGGGCTCGCGGCCAACGCGTCGCTGGCCGACATCAAGAAGGCGTTTCGCCAGAAGGCGTCGTTCTACCACCCGGACCGCAATGACGCGCCTGACGCAGCCCTGCAGTTTCAGGCGGTGCAAAAGGCCTATGAGGTGCTGTCTGATGACACCGCCCGCCAGGCCTACGACGACAACCGCCGCCGCAACCTGCTGGACGACCCGCTGCAGACCGCGCAGGAGATCTGGCAGGCCTATTCCACGCGCATTTTTTCTTCTTCTTCGTCTTCTACGTGA
- a CDS encoding DUF1801 domain-containing protein, translating to MKPFASAEVAAKFAAYPPNVRAKLLALRELVFETAATADGAGEIEETLKWGEPAYATKNKNGSTVRMDWKNQHPNQYAMYFNCQTDLVETFRTIFPTDFTFEGNRALVFSLEDKVPKDSLAMCIAASFTYHLKKKGAKGAR from the coding sequence ATGAAGCCATTTGCCAGCGCCGAGGTTGCCGCGAAGTTCGCTGCGTATCCGCCCAACGTGCGAGCCAAGCTCTTGGCTCTGAGGGAACTCGTTTTCGAAACCGCCGCTACTGCGGACGGCGCTGGAGAAATCGAAGAGACGCTGAAATGGGGTGAGCCTGCTTACGCCACGAAGAACAAAAATGGCAGCACGGTGCGGATGGACTGGAAGAATCAGCATCCCAATCAGTACGCGATGTACTTCAACTGCCAGACCGATCTGGTCGAGACTTTTCGAACCATTTTCCCCACTGACTTCACGTTCGAAGGAAACCGGGCATTGGTGTTCTCACTGGAAGACAAGGTGCCGAAAGACTCCCTGGCAATGTGCATTGCCGCATCTTTCACCTATCACTTGAAGAAGAAGGGTGCAAAGGGTGCGAGGTGA
- a CDS encoding YebC/PmpR family DNA-binding transcriptional regulator — translation MGAQWKAKGKAQAADARGKLFGKLAKEIMVAARGGADPAGNSKLRLVVEQARKVSMPKETLDRAIKKGAGIGGEAVSFEHVIYEGYAPHQVAVMVECLTDNVKRTAPEMRVLFRKGQLGTSGSVSWDFDHVGMIEAEPTVAGADPEEAAIEAGAQDCEPGDEDGTTTFWTDPAELDLVSRALPAHGFNVLSVKLGYKPKNPVNPANLTAEQLEEVESFLAAIDGNDDVQNVFVSLGG, via the coding sequence ATGGGCGCGCAGTGGAAAGCAAAAGGCAAGGCACAGGCCGCAGATGCCAGAGGCAAGCTGTTTGGCAAGCTGGCCAAGGAAATCATGGTCGCCGCACGCGGCGGCGCTGACCCGGCTGGTAATTCCAAGCTGCGGCTGGTGGTGGAGCAGGCGCGCAAAGTTTCTATGCCCAAAGAGACGCTGGACCGTGCCATTAAAAAAGGCGCTGGCATTGGTGGTGAGGCCGTCAGCTTCGAGCACGTGATCTACGAGGGTTACGCCCCGCACCAGGTGGCCGTGATGGTCGAATGCCTGACTGACAACGTCAAACGCACGGCGCCCGAGATGCGCGTGCTGTTCCGCAAGGGCCAACTGGGTACCTCGGGTTCGGTGTCCTGGGACTTTGACCATGTCGGCATGATCGAAGCCGAACCGACCGTTGCGGGCGCCGACCCCGAAGAGGCCGCCATTGAAGCGGGTGCACAAGACTGCGAACCGGGCGACGAAGACGGTACCACCACCTTCTGGACCGACCCTGCAGAACTTGACCTGGTGAGCCGGGCGCTGCCCGCCCACGGTTTCAACGTGCTGTCGGTCAAGCTGGGCTACAAGCCCAAGAACCCCGTCAACCCGGCCAACCTCACCGCTGAACAGCTGGAGGAAGTCGAAAGCTTTCTGGCGGCCATTGACGGCAACGACGATGTGCAGAACGTGTTTGTGAGCCTGGGCGGTTGA
- a CDS encoding protein kinase: protein MATATSAPPATIGKYRIERELGRGASGVVYLGLDGFRGRKVAIKQTHAHLLKQPELADRYRKLLRNEAALSGRLRHPNIVRLLDADEEAFPPYLVLEFIDGQALSDFATPDTLLPVPQVLDIAFKCCNALEYACREGLVHRDIKPANLMLARDGDVKLTDFGAALSLRSDATQLSGLVGSPSYMSPEQVREQDLTHHSDMFSLAVVVYELLTGRRPFDGDTDFATLYKISHETPTPPSLLRASLPAHVDDVLLRALAKQPADRFATWDDFAQALLAAHQSLPRQRSQDTEAERFACLRALPFFADFHDVALWELMRLGHWRRLEAGTVLMRENTPGDSFCILIEGQVAISRQGWSLSTLGAGVTLGEMTYLRPENKMRTASAVAETEVLVLKVRNPALREASEDLQSRFDKAFIKLLVGRLVATNEQLAEWEQGLSEPE, encoded by the coding sequence ATGGCCACAGCCACCTCTGCCCCACCTGCCACCATCGGCAAGTACCGCATCGAACGCGAATTGGGCCGGGGCGCCAGCGGCGTCGTGTATTTGGGGCTGGACGGCTTTCGGGGCCGCAAGGTGGCCATCAAGCAGACGCACGCCCACCTGCTCAAACAACCGGAGCTGGCTGACCGCTACCGCAAGCTGCTGCGCAACGAGGCCGCACTGTCGGGCCGCTTGCGGCACCCCAACATCGTTCGCCTGCTGGACGCCGACGAAGAAGCTTTTCCGCCGTATCTGGTGCTGGAATTCATCGACGGCCAGGCCCTGTCTGACTTTGCAACGCCCGATACCTTGCTGCCCGTACCGCAGGTGCTCGACATTGCCTTCAAGTGCTGCAACGCGCTCGAATACGCTTGCCGCGAAGGCTTGGTGCACCGCGACATCAAACCCGCCAACCTGATGCTGGCGCGCGATGGCGACGTCAAGCTGACCGACTTTGGCGCCGCGCTGTCCCTGCGAAGCGACGCTACCCAGCTGTCGGGCCTGGTGGGCTCGCCGTCTTACATGTCGCCCGAGCAAGTGCGCGAGCAAGACCTCACGCACCACAGCGACATGTTCTCGCTGGCCGTGGTGGTGTACGAACTGCTCACCGGCCGTCGCCCGTTTGATGGCGACACCGACTTTGCGACGCTCTACAAGATCAGCCACGAAACGCCCACACCGCCCAGCCTGCTGCGTGCCTCGCTGCCCGCGCATGTGGATGACGTGTTGCTGCGCGCCCTGGCCAAGCAGCCTGCCGACCGCTTTGCCACCTGGGACGACTTTGCCCAAGCCCTGCTGGCCGCCCACCAGAGCCTGCCTCGCCAACGATCCCAAGACACCGAAGCCGAGCGATTTGCCTGCTTGCGTGCGCTGCCCTTCTTTGCCGATTTTCACGACGTGGCGCTGTGGGAGTTGATGCGCCTGGGCCACTGGCGCAGGCTGGAGGCAGGCACCGTGCTGATGCGCGAAAACACCCCCGGCGACTCGTTCTGCATCCTCATCGAAGGCCAGGTCGCCATCAGCCGCCAAGGCTGGAGCCTGAGCACCCTGGGCGCCGGTGTCACCTTGGGCGAAATGACCTACCTGCGCCCCGAGAACAAAATGCGCACCGCCTCCGCCGTGGCCGAGACCGAGGTGCTGGTGCTCAAGGTGCGCAACCCCGCGCTGCGCGAAGCGTCCGAAGACTTGCAGTCACGCTTTGACAAGGCCTTTATCAAACTGCTGGTGGGGCGGCTGGTGGCCACCAACGAGCAGTTGGCGGAATGGGAGCAGGGGTTGAGTGAGCCGGAGTGA
- a CDS encoding nucleoside recognition domain-containing protein, producing MLNTLWLGFFLTAAVAALAQWLLGGNAQIFAAMVESLFAMAKLSVEVMVLLFGTLTLWLGFLRIAEKAGIVDALARWLAPLFRRLMPEVPSGHPALGLMTLNFAANALGLDNAATPMGLKAMKALQELNPRPDTATNAQILFLVLNASSLTLLPVTIFMYRMQQGAADPTLVFLPILLATSASTLVGLLSVAVVQRLPLWSPVVLAYLLPVALGLGGFMALLTTLSATALAQLSSLLGNLTLFSLIVLFVAVGAWRKVPLYEAFIDGAREGFDVAKSLLPYLVAMLCAVGVFRASGALGYVLDGIRWCVELLGADTRFVDALPTALVKPFSGSAARAMLIETMQAQGVDSFAALAAATIQGSTETTFYVLAVYFGAVGIQRARHAVGCALLAELAGVVAAIGVCYWFFG from the coding sequence ATGCTCAACACCCTGTGGCTGGGCTTTTTTCTGACCGCTGCCGTCGCCGCGCTGGCGCAGTGGCTGCTGGGCGGCAACGCGCAGATCTTCGCCGCCATGGTCGAGTCGCTGTTCGCCATGGCCAAGCTCTCGGTCGAGGTGATGGTGCTGCTGTTTGGCACCCTCACGCTGTGGCTGGGCTTTTTGCGCATTGCCGAAAAGGCCGGCATTGTGGACGCGCTGGCCCGCTGGCTGGCGCCGCTGTTCCGGCGGCTGATGCCCGAGGTGCCCAGCGGCCACCCTGCCCTGGGCCTGATGACGCTGAACTTTGCCGCCAACGCCCTGGGGCTGGACAACGCCGCCACCCCCATGGGCCTGAAGGCCATGAAGGCCCTGCAAGAGCTGAACCCCCGGCCCGACACGGCCACCAACGCGCAGATCCTGTTTCTGGTACTCAACGCCTCATCACTTACCTTGCTGCCGGTGACGATCTTCATGTACCGCATGCAGCAGGGCGCGGCCGACCCGACGCTCGTCTTCCTGCCCATCCTGCTGGCCACCTCGGCATCCACCCTGGTGGGCCTGCTCAGCGTGGCCGTGGTGCAGCGCCTGCCGCTGTGGAGCCCCGTGGTGCTGGCCTACCTGCTGCCGGTAGCGCTGGGCCTGGGTGGCTTCATGGCGCTGCTGACCACACTGAGCGCCACAGCCCTCGCGCAACTGTCATCGCTGCTGGGCAACCTCACACTTTTCTCGCTCATCGTGCTGTTTGTGGCGGTGGGCGCATGGCGCAAGGTGCCCTTGTACGAGGCGTTCATCGACGGAGCCCGCGAAGGTTTCGACGTGGCCAAAAGCCTGCTGCCCTACCTGGTGGCCATGTTGTGCGCCGTCGGGGTGTTTCGCGCGTCGGGGGCGCTGGGCTATGTGCTGGATGGCATCCGCTGGTGCGTGGAGCTGCTGGGCGCCGACACCCGGTTTGTGGACGCCCTGCCCACCGCCCTGGTCAAACCCTTTTCAGGCAGCGCAGCCCGCGCCATGCTGATCGAAACCATGCAGGCCCAGGGCGTGGACAGCTTCGCCGCGCTGGCCGCCGCCACCATCCAGGGCAGCACCGAGACCACCTTCTACGTGCTGGCCGTGTACTTTGGCGCCGTCGGCATCCAGCGCGCACGCCACGCTGTGGGCTGCGCCTTGCTGGCCGAGTTGGCCGGTGTGGTGGCGGCCATTGGGGTGTGCTACTGGTTCTTTGGCTGA